A window from Triticum aestivum cultivar Chinese Spring chromosome 6D, IWGSC CS RefSeq v2.1, whole genome shotgun sequence encodes these proteins:
- the LOC123146255 gene encoding nicotinate N-methyltransferase 1: protein MSSTPTQPPAAEPATATGAEMSPPEARLAMMELANMIAVPMALTAVIRLGVPAAVWAGGANAPLSAAELLPPGHPDPSVLERLLRLLASRGVFSEHAADGRPERRYALTAVGRTLVPSGASGASYADYVLQHHQDALVLAWPRLHEAVLDPAGPEPFARAHAGVPAYAYYGQDREANEVMLRAMTGVSEPFMEALLDGYEGGFEGVATLVDVGGSSGACLEMIMRRVPTIREGVNFDLPDVVAAAPPIAGVKHVGGDMFKSIPSGDAIFMKWVLTTWTNDECTAILKKCHEALPKGGKLIACEPVVPETTDASTRTRALLENDIFVMTTYRTQGRERSEEEFRQLGLTAGFAGFRALYLDPFYAVLEYVK, encoded by the exons ATGTCGTCGACGCCGACCCAGCCGCCGGCAGCCGAGCCCGCCACCGCCACCGGTGCGGAGATGTCGCCGCCGGAGGCGCGGCTGGCGATGATGGAGCTGGCGAACATGATAGCCGTCCCGATGGCGCTGACGGCCGTCATCCGGCTGGGCGTGCCGGCCGCGGTGTGGGCGGGCGGCGCCAACGCGCCGCTCTCGGCCGCGGAGCTGCTCCCGCCGGGCCACCCGGACCCGTCCGTCCTCGAGCGGCTCCTCCGCCTGCTCGCCTCCCGCGGCGTCTTCTCCGAGCACGCAGCCGACGGCCGCCCGGAGCGCCGGTATGCGCTGACCGCCGTGGGGCGCACCCTGGTGCCCTCGGGCGCCTCCGGCGCGTCGTACGCCGACTACGTGCTGCAGCACCACCAGGACGCGCTGGTGCTGGCGTGGCCGCGGCTGCACGAGGCCGTGCTGGACCCCGCCGGCCCGGAGCCCTTCGCGCGCGCCCACGCCGGCGTCCCCGCCTACGCCTACTACGGCCAGGACCGGGAGGCCAACGAGGTGATGCTCCGCGCCATGACCGGCGTGTCGGAGCCGTTCATGGAGGCGCTGCTGGACGGGTACGAGGGCGGGTTCGAGGGCGTGGCCACGCTGGTCGACGTCGGCGGCAGCTCCGGCGCCTGCCTGGAGATGATCATGCGCCGGGTGCCCACCATCCGCGAGGGCGTCAACTTCGACCtgcccgacgtcgtcgccgccgcgCCCCCCATCGCCG GAGTGAAGCATGTGGGTGGAGACATGTTCAAGTCCATCCCCTCGGGCGACGCCATCTTCATGAAG TGGGTACTGACGACGTGGACCAACGACGAGTGCACGGCGATCCTCAAGAAATGCCACGAGGCGCTGCCGAAGGGCGGGAAGCTGATTGCGTGCGAGCCGGTGGTGCCGGAGACGACGGACGCCAGCACGAGGACGAGGGCGCTGCTGGAGAACGACATCTTCGTCATGACCACCTACCGGACCCAGGGGAGGGAGCGGTCGGAGGAGGAGTTCCGGCAGCTCGGCCTCACCGCCGGCTTCGCCGGCTTCCGGGCCCTCTACCTCGACCCTTTCTACGCCGTCCTTGAGTATGTCAAGTGA